The following are encoded in a window of Phaseolus vulgaris cultivar G19833 chromosome 3, P. vulgaris v2.0, whole genome shotgun sequence genomic DNA:
- the LOC137807160 gene encoding TMV resistance protein N-like translates to MANHDDFTYDVFMSFKGVNGTRYAFTDHLYRALLRHGINAFRDDQSLRSGDEIRPALLQAIEASRISLVVLCQNYASSSWCLDELVKIIHCYENKGKHVVATFYLVEPSDVRYQKNSYATAMSKHENRYGKESEKVKAWRSALSRVCDLTGIHYRNHMYETEVIEKIVKDTSAKLPPMPLQIKHLVGFDSRFQRVKSLIDVESNDAVCIMGIYGVGGIGKTTFAVDLYNRIRHHFEAASFLANVREKSNKSIKGLEDLQRTLLSEMGEETETIIGSTFKGSSEIKCRLGHKRVLLVVDDVDSVKQLEALAGGYDWFGPGSRIIITTRDKDVLHEHDVEIKRYEMEELNYLESLELFCWYAFNRSRPAENFASISTRAVRYAKGIPLALRVIGSNLKGRGPEEWETELQKYRKVPDVEIQGVLEISYTSLSDLDQKIFLDIACFFKGERWDYVKRILDACDFHPDIQVFVSKGLLTIDENGCLEMHDLIQDMGREIVRKESPSNPGYRSRLWSLKEVHEVLKENSGSDTVEGIMLHPPKQEKIDYWTVTAFKKMRNLRILIVRNTIFSSGPSYLPNSLRLIDWKGYPSNCFPPDFHPHRIVDFKLPHSSLIFKKPFLRFEDLTFINLSHCQFITQIPDLSGAKSLKVFTLDKCYKLVRFDKSIGFMPNLVYLSASECTLLTSFVPKMYLPSLEVLSFNFCRRLEHFPHVTQKMDKPLKIYMMSTAIKKIPNSIGNLTGLEHIDMSVCKELKYLPSSFFLLPKLVTLKVNECSKLGESFQRFQESRHSVANGSPDLVALHFCETNPSYEDLCAILEIFPKLEEVNVSHNGFVALPNSIRGSSHLKSLDVSFCRNLKEIPELPLSVQKVDARYCQSLTSEGSRMLLSKVSEEIQRIQVVMPMLKREIPEWFDCIGTIEIPHFWARRKFPVVALALVFQESRKRLSDFEDAFQTALESFTGFVKWHTVSLHLFIDGQEICGRDYHYFNVGEDHVLFCDLRVLFRDEEWQSLDASLGDDWKAIQVQYESDLILCHWGVNVYEQETNMDDIQFRFPTSSSTRNYTPSSLLVPKGSPKQKMKHMLESFDLRDMFNKNLSLIESEEVPNRHGKVLLRTWRNAKAEISEEASISIYGASLKQEHEESVEDVVQVLEMIKENVPKHFSDSNPEEMQLFGGFVERLLRARVEVMKENGLDMGMPILLEYTEAGGSKCRRFWGVLELKVGDPFYKAVLRKYNHLSWEFSTSNEASNSESWFENLRITIVLLKCLGPAMEEASSFGYEESLEEGYYDPELEELMMRIEQDAMGFNKSYGKMKASIVQTDESISPKYLFETLIFRRLIALGKLSMFGSAAKFKITPYGNIRVEDDPFRTLKTCFWSLILILYLLFFFIIICLFCLIRYVGLLICRIPVIRKILACGWWLVMQILWPCKYLYHRMVQIMKIKKKEL, encoded by the exons ATGGCGAATCACGATGATTTTACGTATGATGTTTTTATGAGTTTCAAGGGCGTAAACGGTACTCGCTACGCATTCACCGATCATCTCTACCGAGCTTTGCTTCGTCACGGAATCAACGCCTTCAGAGACGATCAGAGTCTCCGGAGCGGGGACGAAATCCGTCCTGCTCTTCTTCAGGCAATCGAAGCTTCCAGAATATCTTTGGTCGTGCTCTGTCAAAACTATGCATCTTCCTCTTGGTGTCTTGACGAACTGGTCAAGATCATTCACTGTTACGAAAACAAAGGAAAACATGTCGTAGCAACTTTTTATTTGGTGGAACCTTCGGATGTACGGTACCAGAAAAACAGTTACGCAACTGCCATGAGTAAACATGAAAACAGATATGGAAAAGAGTCGGAGAAGGTTAAAGCATGGCGATCAGCTTTGTCCAGAGTTTGCGACCTAACCGGAATACACTACAGGAACCATAT GTATGAAACCGAGGTTATTGAGAAGATTGTGAAAGACACCTCAGCTAAACTACCTCCCATGCCTTTACAAATCAAGCACCTAGTTGGATTTGATTCTCGTTTTCAACGGGTGAAATCTCTAATAGATGTTGAATCTAATGATGCCGTTTGCATAATGGGGATCTATGGGGTTGGAGGAATTGGCAAAACCACATTTGCTGTGGATCTGTATAACAGGATCAGGCATCATTTTGAAGCTGCAAGTTTTCTTGCTAATGTCAgagaaaaatcaaataaaagcATTAAAGGCCTGGAAGATCTCCAAAGGACACTTCTGTCTGAGATGGGTGAAGAGACAGAAACCATTATTGGCAGTACATTTAAAGGAAGTTCTGAAATAAAGTGCAGGCTTGGACATAAAAGAGTTCTTCTGGTTGTGGATGATGTTGATTCTGTAAAGCAATTGGAAGCATTAGCTGGAGGATATGATTGGTTTGGTCCTGGTAGCAGGATCATTATAACAACAAGAGATAAAGATGTTCTACATGAGCATGATGTTGAAATTAAAAGATATGAAATGGAAGAGCTAAATTATCTTGAATCCCTTGAACTCTTTTGTTGGTATGCCTTTAATAGGAGCAGACCAGCAGAAAACTTTGCAAGCATCTCTACTCGTGCAGTAAGATACGCAAAGGGTATTCCGTTGGCACTAAGAGTAATAGGCTCCAATTTGAAGGGTAGGGGTCCTGAAGAATGGGAGACTGAATTACAGAAATATAGGAAGGTTCCAGATGTGGAGATTCAAGGTGTACTGGAAATAAGCTACACAAGCCTATCAGACTTGGACCAGAAAATTTTCCTGGACATTGCATGTTTCTTCAAAGGGGAAAGGTGGGATTATGTTAAAAGGATACTAGATGCTTGTGATTTCCACCCGGATATACAAGTATTTGTTAGTAAAGGTCTCTTAACTATTGATGAAAACGGTTGCCTGGAAATGCATGATCTAATACAAGACATGGGTAGAGAGATTGTTCGGAAGGAATCGCCATCAAACCCTGGTTACCGCAGCAGACTATGGTCTCTGAAAGAAGTTCATGAAGTACTTAAAGAAAATTCT GGAAGTGATACAGTTGAAGGAATAATGCTTCATCccccaaaacaagaaaaaattgaTTATTGGACTGTGACAGCCTTCAAGAAGATGAGGAACCTCAGAATTTTGATTGTTCGCAATACAATATTTTCGTCTGGTCCTAGTTATCTGCCAAATAGTTTACGGCTAATCGATTGGAAGGGGTACCCATCAAACTGTTTTCCGCCAGACTTTCATCCCCACAGAATTGTTGACTTCAAGTTACCTCATAGTTCTCTGATATTTAAAAAACCATTTCTG AGATTTGAGGATTTGACATTCATCAATCTTTCCCATTGTCAATTCATAACTCAAATTCCTGACCTGTCTGGAGCTAAAAGCTTGAAGGTATTTACACTTGATAAATGCTATAAACTGGTAAGGTTCGATAAATCCATTGGATTTATGCCTAACCTTGTCTATTTAAGTGCTTCAGAATGCACTCTGCTCACAAGTTTTGTGCCAAAAATGTATTTGCCCTCTCTCGAAGTGCTTTCATTTAACTTTTGCAGAAGACTTGAACACTTCCCACATGTAACGCAAAAAATGGATAAGCCATTAAAGATATACATGATGAGTACTGCCATTAAAAAGATTCCGAATTCCATTGGTAACCTTACTGGACTTGAGCATATAGACATGTCAGTTTGCAAAGAGCTTAAATATCTGCCAAGTAGCTTCTTTTTGCTTCCAAAACTTGTCACTTTAAAAGTTAATGAATGCTCTAAACTTGGAGAATCATTTCAAAGGTTCCAAGAGAGCCGCCATTCAGTGGCAAATGGCAGTCCAGATTTAGTGGCACTTCATTTTTGTGAGACTAATCCATCATATGAAGATCTTTGTGCCATTCTTGAAATTTTCCCAAAACTGGAAGAAGTAAATGTATCACACAACGGATTTGTAGCCCTACCAAACAGCATAAGAGGATCTTCTCACTTGAAAAGTCTTGATGTGAGTTTCTGCAGAAATCTTAAGGAAATTCCAGAACTTCCCTTAAGTGTTCAGAAAGTGGATGCAAGATACTGTCAGTCCTTAACTTCAGAGGGATCAAGAATGCTATTGTCTAAG GTCTCAGAAGAGATCCAAAGAATACAAGTTGTAATGCCGATGCTGAAAAGGGAAATCCCTGAATGGTTTGACTGCATTGGCACTATAGAGATTCCACATTTCTGGGCTCGCAGAAAGTTTCCCGTTGTTGCTTTAGCATTAGTTTTCCAGGAATCGAGAAAGAGACTTTCTGATTTTGAAGATGCTTTCCAGACAGCTTTAGAATCGTTCACTGGATTTGTGAAGTGGCACACTGTTAGCCTCCACTTGTTTATTGACGGACAAGAAATATGTGGTAGAGATTACCACTATTTCAACGTTGGAGAAGATCATGTGTTATTTTGTGATCTCCGAGTCTTGTTCAGGGATGAAGAGTGGCAGAGCCTCGACGCAAGTCTTGGAGATGATTGGAAGGCCATTCAGGTTCAATACGAATCAGACCTGATTCTGTGTCATTGGGGAGTTAATGTGTACGAGCAAGAAACAAACATGGATGATATCCAGTTCAGGTTTCCCACTTCCAGCTCCACTAGGAACTACACCCCATCATCACTTTTGGTTCCAAAAGGCTCTCCAAAGCAGAAAATGAAGCATATGCTGGAAAGTTTTGATCTACGAGACATGTTTAACAAGAATCTGTCTCTAATAGAGTCAGAAGAAGTTCCAAACAGGCATGGAAAAGTACTTTTGAGGACCTGGAGGAATGCTAAGGCTGAGATTAGTGAGGaagcttcaatttcaatctACGGGGCAAGTTTAAAGCAAGAACACGAAGAATCTGTAGAGGATGTGGTACAGGTTTTAGAGATGATAAAGGAGAATGTACCCAAACATTTTTCTGATTCAAACCCTGAAGAAATGCAATTGTTTGGTGGATTTGTGGAAAGATTGTTGAGGGCACGGGTAGAAGTAATGAAGGAAAACGGGTTGGACATGGGTATGCCTATTCTTCTAGAGTACACTGAAGCAGGAGGATCTAAATGTCGACGCTTTTGGGGAGTGTTGGAGTTAAAAGTGGGAGATCCATTTTACAAAGCAGTGTTGAGGAAGTATAACCACCTTTCATGGGAATTTTCGACCAGCAACGAAGCCTCCAACTCAGAGTCATGGTTTGAAAACTTGAGGATAACCATTGTTTTGTTGAAATGCTTGGGTCCAGCCATGGAGGAAGCTTCAAGCTTTGGCTATGAGGAATCCTTGGAGGAAGGATACTACGATCCTGAACTGGAAGAGTTAATGATGAGGATTGAGCAAGATGCTATGGGGTTTAATAAATCTTACGGCAAAATGAAGGCATCTATTGTTCAAACCGATGAGTCAATTTCTCCAAAGTATTTGTTTGAGACATTAATCTTCAGGAGACTAATAGCTTTGGGAAAATTGTCAATGTTTGGATCTGCAGCCAAGTTCAAGATAACACCTTATGGGAATATAAGGGTTGAGGACGATCCTTTCCGCACTCTGAAGACATGCTTCTGGAGTTTGATCTTGATTCTTTATCTACTTTTCTTCTTCATAATCAtatgtttattttgtttgatACGATATGTGGGGCTTTTGATTTGTAGGATACCAGTAATAAGAAAGATATTAGCGTGTGGTTGGTGGCTTGTCATGCAAATTCTATGGCCTTGTAAATACTTGTATCATAGAATGGTTCAgattatgaaaataaagaagaaggaATTGTAG
- the LOC137807157 gene encoding uncharacterized protein yields the protein MSLTASEIAKKLNLQPHPEGGFYVETFRDHSVHLSTSQLPPEYKVDRPVSTSIYFLLPSGNLSRLHRIPCAETWHHYIGDPLTVVELNEKDGSVKFTCLGSDLGGNQIPQYTVPPNVWFGSFPTNDFTFSTDGVFKTASAPPRDCERNYSLVGCTCAPAFQYQDFQLAKPSDLLGRFPHLEPLITALTFPE from the exons ATGAGTTTGACGGCATCAGAGATAGCGAAGAAGCTGAATCTGCAACCTCACCCAGAAGGTGGCTTCTACGTGGAAACATTCCGAGATCACTCCGTCCATCTTTCCACCTCTCAGCTCCCCCCCGAATACAAAGTGGATCGCCCTGTCTCCACCTCCATCTACTTTCTCCTTCCCTCCGGAAACCTTTCTCGCCTCCATCGCATTCCCTGCGCCGAAACCTGGCATCATTACATCGGCGACCCTCTCACT GTTGTGGAATTGAATGAGAAAGATGGGAGTGTGAAGTTCACTTGCCTTGGATCGGATCTCGGTGGCAATCAGATCCCGCAGTACACAGTCCCTCCCAATGTCTGGTTTGGCTCTTTTCCCACCAACGATTTCACCTTCTCCACTGACGGAGTCTTCAAAACCGCTTCTGCTCCTCCCAGAGACTGTGAGAGGAACTACTCTCTTGTAGGATGCACCTGTGCACCTGCGTTTCAGTACCAGGACTTCCAGCTCGCTAAACCTTCTGACCTCCTCGGTCGCTTCCCCCATTTGGAGCCTCTCA
- the LOC137807161 gene encoding uncharacterized protein, which produces MAEDFSKAVDDGLKLSKRIYFGKDRAVAPPKPPPPMARSAKAFLPSASMIYAVICDPGIVDNPDIPSYQPHVHGRCDPPALIPLQMTAIQMEVDCHHETAFVTVSGTWRLHCIKASRSCDCRVAIPMGRQGSILGVEVGVPRKSYSTELVVMEDDKGNQNFAPPQNGGFLTPNIFTLTIPQIDGGSNLSIKIRWYQKIVYSNGLFSLNVPFNFPDFVNPAGKKIPKREKIRINLDAVTGGELLCKTISHPMKQVSRHAGSTAFLYESDVLSWSKVDFSFSYAVSSSHMTGGVVLESASGHDLDQREMFYMYLSPGDIQCEKVFKKEIIFIIDISGSMLGKLIEDTKYAVLAALSKLNRDDSFNIIAFNGETYLFSKSMELASEDAVKRATEWINLNFVAGGGTNISRPLNTAIEMLSNAENSVPIIFLVTDGTVEDERQICAMVKNRMINGESICPRIYTFGIGLFCNHYFLRTLAMFGRGQYDSAMDVDSIEPRMLSLFDKASSLILANIKVDSLDNLGELEVYPTRIPDLSSEGPLILSGRYRGNFPKTLKVEGILADFSNFVVDMKIQNAKDMPVQRVSARDQIHHLTAQAWFLENKQLEQKVAKLSLQTGFISEYTRMVLLETDHIKKVKESAGTKASEKSNGQFEAPVQGQRMILLPHLGIGFGNLTATAENTPPGYESKLPEVPEIFKAATNCCETLCSYCCCMCCIQCCARLNNQCATALTQLCIGLGCFGCISCCSEVCCSGNEG; this is translated from the exons ATGGCGGAGGATTTCTCCAAGGCGGTCGACGACGGACTGAAGCTCTCCAAGCGTATATACTTCGGGAAGGACAGGGCGGTGGCGCCGCCGAAACCTCCGCCGCCGATGGCACGTTCGGCAAAGGCTTTCCTGCCTTCCGCTTCGATGATTTACGCGGTGATCTGCGATCCAGGAATCGTGGACAACCCCGACATCCCTAGCTACCAGCCGCACGTGCACGGAAGGTGTGATCCTCCGGCGCTGATTCCGCTTCAGATGACCGCAATTCAGATGGAAGTTGACTGTCACCACGAAACCGCGTTTGTCACGGTTTCCGGGACTTGGAGACTCCACTGCATCAAGGCAAGCCGCTCCTGCGATTGCCGTGTCGCTATTCCCATGGGCCGTCAG GGTTCAATTCTAGGTGTTGAGGTTGGCGTGCCTAGAAAATCATATTCTACTGAACTGGTTGTTATGGAAGATGACAAAGGGAACCAAAACTTCGCGCCACCTCAAAACGGAGGGTTTCTCACCCCTAATATATTTACCTTAACTATACCACAG ATTGATGGGGGTTCCAATTTGTCGATTAAAATTCGTTGGTATCAGAAAATAGTGTACTCCAATGGCCTGTTCTCTTTGAATGTGCCTTTTAACTTTCCTGATTTTGTCAACCCCGCGGGGAAGAAGATACCTAAGAGAGAAAAGATACGAATTAATTTGGATGCTGTTACTGGAGGTGAGCTTCTGTGCAAGACAATAAGCCACCCAATGAAG CAAGTGAGTCGTCATGCGGGTAGTACGGCCTTCTTGTATGAGTCTGATGTTCTATCGTGGTCTAAAGTTGATTTTAGCTTTTCATACGCT GTTTCTTCGAGTCATATGACTGGTGGTGTTGTTTTGGAATCTGCATCCGGGCATGATCTTGATCAAAGAGAAATGTTCTACATGTACCTTTCTCCAGGAGATATTCAATGTGAGAAG GTATTCAAAAAGGAAATAATATTCATTATTGACATTAGTGGTAGCATGTTGGGAAAGCTAATTGAAGACACAAAATATGCAGTTTTGGCCGCTCTCTCCAAGCTTAATCGTGACGATTCATTTAATATTATAGCCTTTAATGGAGAGACTTATCTATTTTCCAAATCGATGGAATTGGCTTCCGAGGATGCTGTTAAAAGAGCTACTGAGTGGATTAACTTGAACTTTGTTGCTGGAGGTGGTACAAATATTTCACGTCCCTTGAACACG GCAATAGAGATGCTATCCAATGCTGAAAATTCAGTTCCAATAATTTTCCTAGTTACAGATGGAACTGTTGAAGATGAGAGACAAATTTGTGCTATGGTAAAGAATCGTATGATCAATGGAGAGTCAATATGCCCTCGAATTTACACTTTTGGCATTG GTTTATTCTGCAATCATTATTTCTTGCGGACCCTTGCAATGTTCGGTAGGGGCCAATACGATTCTGCAATGGATGTTG ATTCGATTGAGCCTCGAATGCTGTCACTGTTTGACAAAGCTTCATCTCTCATTCTTGCAAATATCAAAGTGGATTCATTGGATAATCTTGGTGAACTCGAG GTATACCCTACTCGTATTCCAGATCTTTCATCAGAGGGTCCACTGATTTTATCTGGAAGATACAGGGGAAATTTTCCTAAAACTCTGAAAGTCGAAGGTATTTTGGCTGATTTCAGTAATTTTGTAGTAGATATGAAGATACAAAATGCCAAGGACATGCCTGTACAAAGG GTTTCTGCAAGAGATCAAATACATCATCTTACCGCTCAAGCATGGTTTTTGGAAAATAAACAGCTAGAGCAGAAG gttgcaaaactGAGCCTGCAGACGGGTTTTATCTCTGAGTATACACGAATGGTTTTACTGGAGACCGATCATATAAAGAAAGTCAAGGAATCGGCCGGAACGAAA GCGTCAGAAAAGAGCAATGGTCAGTTTGAGGCACCCGTCCAAGGGCAGAGAATGATTTTACTACCACATTTGGGTATCGGCTTTGGCAATTTAACTGCAACTGCTGAAAATACTCCTCCCGGATATGAATCGAAATTGCCTGAAGTTCCTGAAATCTTTAAGGCGGCCACAAATTGTTGTGAAACGCTGTGCAGTTACTGCTGCTGCATGTGCTGCATCCAGTGCTGTGCCCGGTTAAACAACCAATGTGCAACTGCATTGACACAACTCTGCATTGGTCTAGGATGCTTTGGCTGTATCAGTTGTTGTTCAGAAGTATGCTGTTCTGGAAACGAGGGCTGA
- the LOC137805558 gene encoding protein MAIN-LIKE 2-like, with protein MGVHHPRILPAVELSGLVGLVGASYDTIDKGLLCAFVERWHPETNSFHLHVGELTMTLDDVSNLLHLPIIGKFYMYPSLDAAAATDLLVDSLRVDRGVAAAETRYCRGGHMRLNKSATSVSVSYLGLFVDLRHTGGYSWEAAALTQMYEQLGEGSYANTR; from the exons ATGGGTGTTCATCATCCTCGGATATTACctgcagtggagttgtcaggtTTAGTTGGACTTGTTGGGGCAAGCTATGACACGATAGACAAAGGATTGTTGTGTGCCTTTGTAGAAAGGTGGCACCCAGAGACAAATTCCTTTCATCTGCATGTAGGTGAGTTGACCATGACATTGGATGATGTGTCAAATTTGTTGCACCTCCCAATTATCGGAAAATTTTACATGTACCCGAGCTTGGATGCAGCTGCGGCGACCGATTTGCTTGTTGATTCACTTCGTGTAGATCGGGGAGTAGCAGCTGCTGAGACTCGTTATTGTCGGGGTGGACATATGCGTCTAA ATAAGAGTGCTACGTCGGTTAGTGTATCCTACTTGGGATTATTTGTAGATTTAAGGCACACCGGAGGATACTCGTGGGAAGCAGCTGCTTTGACCCAAATGTATGAGCAGTTGGGAGAGGGTTCCTATGCAAATACTAGGTAG
- the LOC137805559 gene encoding protein MAIN-LIKE 1-like: MVRTRGGGSSNSDRVRPTASVRRRCGGPITLVPNEDFEDYIEQEVEIYDEGYPRGPVDKSLLINYEDRVVRQLWDGLDRCKLKVVSHGRKINKLGATHERIQLLYIGHVLIYWSCPLSLQVSSLQILVDLVLLMDAVVDMSGLGGLVHASYENLDRGLLCAFVKRWNAETNTFHLPIREMTITLNDVSNLLHLPIVGHFYMHQTLDAYSTNDLLVESLRVDHGVASEETRHCRGPHVRLSWLKDVYEDACLKRQWTVTARDYLLHLVGCTIFADKSVTSVSVIYLEFFADLRLTEGYSWAATALIHMYEQLGDCSYAKSRQLASYATLLQG, from the exons ATGGTGAGGACTAGAGGTGGAGGATCTTCTAATTCGGACCGTGTGCGACCAACTGCATCTGTGAGAAGAAGGTGTGGTGGTCCTATTACTTTAGTTCCAAATGAGGACTTTGAAGATTATATTGAACAAGAAGTTGAAATTTATGATGAAGGCTATCCAAGAGGACCAGTGGATAAGTCATTACTAATTAATTATGAAGATCGTGTGGTCAGACAGTTATGGGATGGTTTG GATCGTTGTAAGCTGAAAGTTGTTTCTCATGGGAGAAAGATAAATAAGTTAGGAGCAACTCATGAGCGCATACAACTGTTGTATATTGGCCATGTGCTTATATATTGGTCATGTCCTTTGTCTCTGCAGGTGTCGTCTCTGCAGATTCTTGTGGATCTAGTGCTTCTTATGGAT GCAGTTGTAGACATGTCTGGCTTAGGTGGTCTAGTTCATGCTAGTTATGAGAATTTAGATCGAGGATTGCTTTGTGCTTTTGTAAAGAGATGGAATGCAGAGACAAACACATTTCATTTACCTATCAGGGAGATGACTATCACTCTTAATGATGTGTCAAATTTGTTGCATTTGCCCATTGTCGGTCATTTTTACATGCACCAGACCTTAGATGCATATTCAACGAATGATTTATTGGTAGAATCCCTCCGTGTTGACCATGGAGTTGCATCTGAAGAGACAAGACACTGTCGAGGACCTCATGTGCGTCTCAGTTGGTTAAAAGATGTTTATGAGGACGCATGCTTAAAGAGGCAGTGGACTGTAACTGCCAGAGATTATTTACTTCACCTTGTTGGTTGCACTATCTTCGCTGACAAGAGTGTTACTTCAGTTAGTGTGATTTATCTTGAATTTTTTGCCGATTTGAGGCTGACCGAGGGATATTCTTGGGCGGCAACTGCATTAATTCACATGTATGAGCAGTTAGGAGATTGTAGTTATGCAAAGTCTAGGCAATTAGCTAGTTATGCGACATTGTTGCAAGGATGA